The following is a genomic window from Nisaea sediminum.
CAGGACCGCGGCTCCGGCACCGGGGCCGTGGCCTTCAGATCCTTCGGCTGACCGACCACGACGAAGGTCAGTTCGTCCGCATGGAACAGGCGCTTCGCAACCCGTCTGAGATCCTCCATCGTCACCGAATCGATCAGTTCCGGACGCTTCTCCAGGTAGTCGAGCGGACGTTTGTCCCGCTGCAGGGAGACCAGCATGCCCGCGATCGGCGCCGAGCTCGTGAGCTGCATCGGGAACGACCCGTTGATATAGGTCTTGGCATCCCGCACCTCCTGCTCGGTCGGTCCGTTCTCCGCCATCCCGGCCCAGATTTCGCGCACCAACCGCACGGTCTCCGCGACCTTGTCGTTGCGGGTCGAGACCCCGCCCATGACCATCTGCGCGCCGTCCAGCGGCAGGCTGAAAGCGTAGATCCCGTAAGTCAGGCCGCGCTTCTCACGGATCTCCTCCGTCAGACGGGAGCCGAAACCGCCGGCCATGATCTCCATCAGGATGGCCGCGGCGAAACGGTCCGGGTCGTCGCGCGGAATCCCGCGATGGCCGAACACGACGACAGATTGCGGCACCGCCTGCTCGACCACGAAGGTCTCACCGACCGCGCTGAGCTGCGCCGCCTCCGGCGTCGTCGGCGCGGGCGTGTCCGGCAGGGCGCCGAAGGTCCGGTCGAGCAGCAGGCCCAGCCGCTCCGGGTCGATGTCGCCGACCACGCCGATCTCCATCTGGTCCCGAGTCAGCACCCTGCCCGCGAACCCCTTCATATCCGTAACCGTGATCCGGCCGACGCTATCGACCGTACCGCTGTCGGGCCGACCATAGGGATGATCCGGAAAAGCCGCGCGCCACCAGGTCCGACTGGCGATGGTCTGCGGACGTGTCGCGCTGCGTTTCAGGGAGGAGACGATCTGCGCCCGGATGCGTTCGACCGGTTCCGGATCGAAACGCGGCTCCGTCATGGCGAGGCGCAACAGCTCGAACGCCGTATCCGAGTTCTCTGTCAGGGTCTGCAGGCGGGCGCTGAAGCCGTCCCGCCCGGCGCTGAAGCCGAGGCCGATCACACGGTCCTCGAGCTGCCGCCGGAAGGCCTCGCTGTCATAGGGTCCCGCACCTTCGTCGAGCAAAGCCGCGACCATGTCCGCAAGGCCTTCCTTGCCGTCGGGATCCGCCGCCGCTCCGCCCTTGAAGGAGGCGGAGAGCGTGATGATCGGGTTCTTGTGATCCTCGACCAGCCAGGCCTCGATCCCGCCCGGGCTCACCACGCGCCGGATCTCAATCGCCTCGGCGCCGCCAGCGTGGCCGAGGACGAGAAGGGTGCCGAGGGCGAAAACGGCGCAACGGAGAAGCATCTTCGTCATCTGTCTTTCCTCAGCTCGCCGGTTTCGGGCGCAGGATGCTGGTGACATGGCCCGGTTTGGTGAGGATCGCGTGTGCCGCCTCCATCACCTGCTCCGCGGTAACCGCACCGACTTCCTCCGGCCAGTTCTCGATCTGCTCGATCGTCCGCCCGACCGCCAGCGCCTGGCCGACCGCATGGGCCGGCGCGGTGACGCTGTCGCGGGCGTAGACCGCGCTCGCCTTCATGCTCTTCACAGCACGCGCGACCTCCGCCGGATCGACACCGTCGCGCAGGATCGCCTGCAGTTCGGTCTCGATCGCCTTCTCAAGCTCTTCGACACTGTGCCCTTCAGCGGGCACGCCGTAGAAGCCGAAGGTCGAGGGACCGATATCGCCGCCGCCGCTGAAAGCCCCGACCGAGAGCGCTATCTTCTGCTCGATCACAAGTTTCTTGTAGAGCCGGCTGGTCGAGCCGCCGCCGATCACCTCCGCCAGCACCGCGAGCGGCAGCACGTGGCGGCTCTCGCCCCAGAAGCGGCTCGGCGCCAGCCAGCGCCGCGTCCAGCTTTCCTGCGCGGCCAGCGGATGGGCAAGCTCGACGCGGCGGGCGGCGATCTGCTCCGGCTCCGCGGGCCGCACCCGCTCCGGCACCGGACGGGCCGGGATGACGCCGTAATACTTCTCGGCCAACGGCATCAGCCGCTCCATCGTGATGTCCCCCGCGACGACCAGAATGGCGTTATTCGGGGCATACCATTTGCGGTAGAAGGCGAGCGCGTTCTCCCGCGTCAGCGCCTCGATCTCGTGCGCCCAGCCGATCAGCGGGCGTCGATAGGGGTAATTCAGATAGAGCGCCGCGTTCGTCCGCTCGCTCAGCAGCGCGGCCGGGCTGTTGTCGACCCGCGATCGCCGCTCCTCCAGCACCACCTGGCGTTCCGCCGCAACCTCGTCCTCATCCAGCGTGAGGTTCGTCATCCGGTCGGCTTCCATTTCCATCACCAGCGGCAGCTTGTCGGAGGCGATGGTCTGGAAATAGGCGGTGTAATCATATCCGGTGAAGGCGTTGCCCTGACCGCCGTTGCGCGAGACGATGCGGGAGAACTCGCCGGACGGCACCTTCTCGGTGCCCTTGAAAAGCAGATGCTCGAGGAAATGCGCGAGCCCGGTCTCGCCCGGCGCCTCGTCCGCACCTCCGACCTTGTACCAGACCATGTGCGTGACAACCGGCACACGCTGGTCGGTGATGGCGACGACCTGCATGCCGTTCGGCAGGGTGAAGCTCTCAGGCTCGTAGACCTTGGCCCCGGCGGGCCCGCCGGAGATCAGGATGCAGAACAGGGCGAGGAAAAGCGCGCCTCGCCCGATGGCCGGAAATCTCACGGGGTCAGTCTCCTGGGTTGCGTCGCCGGCAGAACGGCTTTCGACCCTTCGAGATATGGACAGGTTTGCGGCAGGAACAAGGCCGTCTCTCAGGGCAGATCGAAGCCGTATTGCGCCAGGAGGCTCCTTCCGGGCTCAGCAAGGATGAAGTCCCGCAGCGCGGCGGCTTCCGGCGGCGCGCTCCGCAGCAGTGCCAGTCCGTTTTCGGACCCGACAGCCAGTGCTTCCGGCAGGTCGATGATTTTCAGACTGCCTACCTCGCTCCGGGCGATCGACGCATTCGTCCGGTAGGTCAGGAACAGGTCGGCGTACCCTCGTTCGAGAATCCAGCCGTAGGGATTGCGTCCAGCCGGAACCGGCAGCGCATCCGCGCCGCCCGTCAATTTGAGAGCTTTCCCGTCAAGGGCTGCAAACGCTCCCGGGCGCAGCCGCTCTGCCTTGCCGAACAGCTTCCAGGCATAATCGCCCGCCGGATCCGCGACAGGTGTCGAGGTCGCCACACGGACGCTTTCATCCAGCAGGACGTCGAGCAGCGCCTCCGGCGAGACCTCGATCTCGGAACGGACGAGCGCGCAGAGCCGGTTGCGGCAGAGGAGCGCAACCTCGCCGGCTTTCCCGGCCCGCCGGAGCGCTTCGGGATGGGCCATGTCCGCCGAGGCGAACAGGTCCGCGGGCGCTCCGTCTTCGATGCGTTGGCGCAGCAGTCCGGACGGACCGAAGATCGCCCGGACCGGATGTCCTGTCTTGGAGTTGAATTCGGCGACGACGGCGCCGAGCGCAGCCTCAAGACTGCCTGCAGCGAAGAGCGAAATGCCCCTCTGCTTCGTCTCCCGGGCGGCTTGGATCAATCAACCGCCAGCATTACATCGGAGGCCTTGATGATCGCGGTGACTTTCTTGCCAACCTCGATCCCAAGCCGCTTCGCCGAGTCCATTGTGATCGACGAAATGACGTGATTTCCATTCCCGATATCGATCGTGATCACGGCGGTGACCACGCCTTCCTGAAACTCGACCACCTTGCCGGTGAGAGCATTGCGTGCGCTGATTTTCATGAAAGAATCTCCCGGTTGCGGCGGGTCCCGATTGTCGTTCATACCGCCTGACTGCAAGATGGTACAAAGTCCCGGCGGGAACAATGGCGACAGGCGAGGACAGGATGCATCCTGCGAGAGTGACGCTCAGAGATATCATCCGATTCTGTCTGACGTTCGGCATGCTGCTGGGAGCGGCGGCGGATGCCGGCGCCGCGGCCTTCAGCGATTCCGCCGGACGCGCGGTACCCGTACCCGAGCGGGTGACCAAGGTCTTCCCCGCGGGACCGCCGGCGGGAATATTCCTCTACATGCTCGCCCCGGATCTAATGGCCGGATGGACGCGCTCGCCCCGTCCCGACGAACGCGATCTGATGCCGCAAGCCTATGCCCACCTGCCGGAAATCGGCCGGCTGACGGGGCGCGGCGGCAGCGCCAATCTGGAGACCGTCCTCGCATCGAAGCCGGATCTGATCCTCGATTACGGCTCGCTCAGGCCGACCTATATCTCGCTGGCCGACCGGGTGCAGGCCCAGACCGGGATCCCCTATGTCCTGATCGACGGCAGCTTCGACCAGATTCCGGCAGCCTTCCGTGCGACCGGAAATCTGATCGGACGGCCGGCGGAAGGGGAGGCAAAGGCACGGGAGGCCGAACGCATCCTCGCCGACCTCGCCGCCGTCAGGCAGTCCCTCTCGGTCGGCTCCTCGGCACCCCGGGTCTATTACGGTCGCGGCGCGGACGGGCTGCGGACCGGCGTCGGCGGATCAATCAATTCGGAACTCCTCAAATATGCCGGCGCTGTGAATGTCGCCGAGGAGGTCGCGAGTTCCGGCAATCTCGCCTCCGTTTCGATGGAGCAGGTGCTCGCCTGGAACCCTGACGTCATCCTGACCACCGATCCGAATTTCTACGAACGGGTCTGGTCAGACGAGGTCTGGGCGACGCTTGGCGCGGTAAAGGCAGGCAGGGTCTATCTCTCCCCCACCCTACCCTTCGGCTGGTTCGACCGGCCTCCGTCCGCCAACCGCCTGATCGGGCTACGCTGGCTGCTGGCCGTGCTCTATCCGGACCGGTTCGCCGGCGAACTGGAGCCGGAAACCCGCGCCTTCTACAGAACCTTCTACCATCTGGAGCTTACCGACGCGCAGCTCGCCAAGGTGCTCGGGCCCGGAACCCGGCCGGGAACCGGGCGCTCGAAATGACGCTTGCAGGCGGCGCTTCGGGAATGCGGACCGGCCTATGGGCCGCCGCCGGGCTTGCCGCAATCTTCCTGCTTTTCTGCATCGCGGCCACCGTCGGACAATACCCGCTCAGCATCTCCGAAGTGCTCGCCGCCCTCGGATCCCTCGTGAGTGGCACAGAGACCGGAAGCGCGGCGGAAACCGTGGTGCTGAACATCCGGCTTCCGAGGCTCGCCGCCGCGCTCCTCGTCGGCCTCGCGCTGGCCGCTTCGGGCGCCACCTACCAGACCGTGTTCCGCAATCCGCTGGTCGCCCCGGACATTCTCGGCGTCTCCGCCGGAGCAGGCCTCGGCGCCGTCACTGCGATCTTCCTCTCGCTGCCGGTCCTGATGATCCAGGCCTTCGCCTTCGTCTTCGGGCTTGTCGCAGTGCTCATCGTCTACTTCATGTCGAAGCTGGTGCGGGGCGTGCACGATCCGATCCTCGTGCTGGTGCTGTCGGGCGTGGTCATCGGCGCGGTGATGGGCGCCGGCATATCGGTTCTGACCTATCTCGCCGATCCCTACGATCAGTTGCCGGCGATCACCTTCTGGCTGATGGGCAGCCTCGCCGGCATCACCTTCGACGACCTGATGGCGGCCTGGCCGCCGGTGCTTGCCGGGATCGTCCCGCTCATCCTGCTGCGCTGGCGGATCAATCTGATGGCGCTCGACGAGGAAGAGGCCCGCGCGCTCGGGGTCGAGACCGGACGGTTACGCGCCGTGCTCGTCGTCGCGGCGACGCTGATGACCTCGTCGGTGGTGGCGATCTCGGGCACTGTCGGCTGGGTCGGGCTGATCATCCCCCATGTCGCCCGGTTCCTCGTCGGACCGGAATTCAGCCGGCTGCTGCCGGCCACCGTCCTGATCGGCGCCGGTTACCTGCTGCTGGTCGATACAGTCGCCCGCGGCAGCACCGGGATCGAGATCCCGATCGGCATCCTCAACGCCTTCATCGGGGCGCCGCTCTTCCTCTGGATTCTCGCAAGGGCGCGGCGGTCATGGCGATGACGCTCAGTGCCCGCGGGCTCGGCTTCGGCTATCCGGGACATGCGGTCGGACACGCGCTCGACCTCGATATAGGCGCGCACCAGGTGACAATGCTGCTGGGTCCGAACGGCTGCGGCAAGACGACCCTGTTCCGCACCCTGCTGGGGCTGCTTCCCGCACAGGCCGGCGCGGTCACGCTGGACGGTATCCCGCTCTCATCCCTCTCACGCGAGGAAATTGCACGTCGCCTCGCCTACGTTCCGCAGGTCGCGGACGGCTATTTTCCGTTCTCGGTTCTGGATGTCGTGCTGATGGGGCGCGCGCCCTTCCTCGGAACCTTCGAGACACCCGGGAAGAACGACCGGGAGCTGGCCCGGGCCGCGCTCGGTCAACTCGGGCTCGACGACCTCGCGGAACGCTCCTTTTCCGCGATCAGTGGCGGGCAGCGCCAACTCGCGCTAATCGCCCGCGCCCTCGTCCAGGCCGCACCGGTGCTGGTCATGGACGAGCCGACCGCCAATCTCGATTACGGCAACCAGCACCGGATACTGAAACGAGCCAGGGCGCTCGCCTCGGATGGAAGAACGCTGGTGATTTCCTCGCACAACCCCGATCACGCACTCGCATACGCCGACCAGGTGGTGCTGATGAAAGCCGGGTCGGTGCTGGCGGCCGGATCGGCGCAGGAGACAATGACCTCGGAGCGCCTCTCGGAAATGTATGACATGCAGGTCGCCGTACTGGAGATCGAAGACCGCCTTGGCGGCCTCTCCCGGCGCTGCATCCCGCTCTGAGCGCCTCGGACCTAGTCGAACAGGCCCTTGCGCTTGCGCTCGATGACCGGCGTCTCGCCTGTCGTCGGGGCGTTGCCGAGTGCCGCGTTCTCCTGCAGGCGCTTCTTCTCCGCCTCGGCATCGACGACGACGCCGCGCGGCGCCTTCTCGCGCCAGAACAGGAGATTGTCGATCAGGTATTCTTCTTCGTAGACGAAGCTCTTGGTCTCCTGATTGACCGTGTTCCGGATGCCGGGCTCGGCCTCCGCCGTCCGCAGCAGCTGGCGCAGCTTCGACTCGCCCGGAGTCTCGCGGGAGACCGGCGTGCTCGGAGCGGAGGACGGGACGCTGCCGGCAGTGCCGGAAACGGTGCTCTGGGTCCCGGAGCCGAGGACCAGCCGTTCGGCGGCTTTCGTGACGTCGCGCTCCTGCGGGCGCGGCTCGCCCGGGGTCGGCGGACGAAGGGCGAAGTTCGGCGGCAGGCTGAGCGGCGGCCGCGCCACCACAGCGAACTCGTCGGGAGACTGCTTCCTGTTGCCGATCGCGGACTGGATGTCGCTGCAGGCCTGCAGGCCGAGCGTACCGACGCAAAGGGTGAGTCCCAGAACCCTGCCGAGGCTCAACATGCCAATTTCACTCCGGTCTCTCGCTTTCCGCGTCACTCGCCGCTCCCTTTCGAGATATGGGCATCCGCCCTCCGCGAGTCACCCAGAAAGCTGTCAAACAGCAAAAACACCACGCCGATGGATATCGCACTATCGGCAATATTGAAAGCGGGCCAGTGATAGCCCGCGACATGCCAGTCGATGAAATCCACCACGGCGTGGAAGCGGATCCGGTCGATCACATTGCCGATCGCGCCGCCGATGATCAGACCGAGCGAGATCCGGAGTAGCGGGCTGGTCGCCTTCGAGAGCCAGATACCGAGACCGATCACCACCGCCAGGGCGAAGGCCGAGAGATAGTATGGCGTCATCGGATCGTCGCTCGCCATCAGGCCGAAGCTGACCCCGCGATTCCAGACCGCTACCAGATTGAAGAAGGGCGTGACCTCAACGATCCGCCCGTCCTGGAACAGGGTCGAGAGCGCCCATTGCTTGGTCGACTGATCGGCGAGCACGACCAGCAGGGCCAGCAGCCCGCCGAGCTTCAGACTGCGTTTCGCGGCGTCCGTCACCGGTCTATTCGGCAGCGGTTTCGAGGGAACCGGCGGCATCGGCGCAGCGCCCGCAGACCGGCGGCTCCGTCACTTCCGGCAGTACCTTCCAGCAGCGCTCGCACTTGCCGCCCTCGGCCAGTGCCGGAACGACACCCACGCCCGCGACGTCCTCGAGACGGAACGCTTCGGCCGGCGCCTCGCCGACGATCAGCTCAGCGTCCGAGGTGATGAAGAGTTCGGCCGCGTCGAGGCCTTCGAAGGCCTTCAGCGCCGCCTCGCCAACATAGACCTTCGGAGCCGCCTGCAGGGAGGAGCCGATACGCTTCTGGTTGCGCTCGATCTCGAGCGCGCCGGTGACGACCCGGCGAACGTTCCGGATCTCGGCCCAGCGCGCGGCGACCGCATCGTCCCGCCATTCGGCCGGTGTTTCCGGGAAGGTGCGCAGATGCACGGACTCTTCCGGACCGGTGCCACGGGTCATCCAGGCTTCTTCCGCAGTGAAGCAGAGCACCGGGGCGAGCCAGGCGGTCAGCCGGCTGAAGATCTCGTCCAACACGGTCCGCGCGGCGCGGCGGCGGATCGAGTCCGGCCTGTCGCAATAGAAGCTGTCCTTGCGGATGTCGAAATAGAAGGCCGAGAGATCGACGGCGCAGAAATTGTGCAGCTGGGTGAAGAGCGTATGGAAGTCGAACGCGTCCACCCGGTCGCGGATCATCGCGTCCAGTTCCCAGAGCCGGTGCAGCACCCAGCGCTCCAGTTCCGGCATCTCGGCGACCGGCAGGCGCTCCGCCTCGGTGAAGCCGTCGAGATTGCCGAGCAGGTAGCGCAGCGTGTTGCGCAGCCGGCGGTACTGGTCGGCCTGGTGCTTCAGGATCTCCTTGCCGATACGCAGATCCTCGGAATAGTCCGAGTTCACCACCCAGAGGCGCAGAATGTCGGCGCCGCTCTGGTCGATGACATCCTGCGGCGCGGTCACGTTGCCGAGCGACTTGGACATCTTGCGGCCGTTCTCGTCGAGCACGAAGCCGTGCGTCAGCACCGCGTCATAGGGCGCGCGGCCGCGGGTCCCGCAGCTCTCCAGAAGCGAGGAGTGGAACCAGCCGCGATGCTGGTCCGAACCCTCGAGATAGAGGTCCGCCGGCCATTTCAGTTCCGGACGAGCCTCCAGCACGAAGGAATGGGTCGAGCCGCTCTCGAACCAGACCTCGACGA
Proteins encoded in this region:
- a CDS encoding molybdate ABC transporter substrate-binding protein — encoded protein: MIQAARETKQRGISLFAAGSLEAALGAVVAEFNSKTGHPVRAIFGPSGLLRQRIEDGAPADLFASADMAHPEALRRAGKAGEVALLCRNRLCALVRSEIEVSPEALLDVLLDESVRVATSTPVADPAGDYAWKLFGKAERLRPGAFAALDGKALKLTGGADALPVPAGRNPYGWILERGYADLFLTYRTNASIARSEVGSLKIIDLPEALAVGSENGLALLRSAPPEAAALRDFILAEPGRSLLAQYGFDLP
- a CDS encoding TOBE domain-containing protein, which codes for MKISARNALTGKVVEFQEGVVTAVITIDIGNGNHVISSITMDSAKRLGIEVGKKVTAIIKASDVMLAVD
- a CDS encoding iron ABC transporter substrate-binding protein → MHPARVTLRDIIRFCLTFGMLLGAAADAGAAAFSDSAGRAVPVPERVTKVFPAGPPAGIFLYMLAPDLMAGWTRSPRPDERDLMPQAYAHLPEIGRLTGRGGSANLETVLASKPDLILDYGSLRPTYISLADRVQAQTGIPYVLIDGSFDQIPAAFRATGNLIGRPAEGEAKAREAERILADLAAVRQSLSVGSSAPRVYYGRGADGLRTGVGGSINSELLKYAGAVNVAEEVASSGNLASVSMEQVLAWNPDVILTTDPNFYERVWSDEVWATLGAVKAGRVYLSPTLPFGWFDRPPSANRLIGLRWLLAVLYPDRFAGELEPETRAFYRTFYHLELTDAQLAKVLGPGTRPGTGRSK
- a CDS encoding DUF3035 domain-containing protein, with amino-acid sequence MLSLGRVLGLTLCVGTLGLQACSDIQSAIGNRKQSPDEFAVVARPPLSLPPNFALRPPTPGEPRPQERDVTKAAERLVLGSGTQSTVSGTAGSVPSSAPSTPVSRETPGESKLRQLLRTAEAEPGIRNTVNQETKSFVYEEEYLIDNLLFWREKAPRGVVVDAEAEKKRLQENAALGNAPTTGETPVIERKRKGLFD
- a CDS encoding M16 family metallopeptidase, which codes for MRFPAIGRGALFLALFCILISGGPAGAKVYEPESFTLPNGMQVVAITDQRVPVVTHMVWYKVGGADEAPGETGLAHFLEHLLFKGTEKVPSGEFSRIVSRNGGQGNAFTGYDYTAYFQTIASDKLPLVMEMEADRMTNLTLDEDEVAAERQVVLEERRSRVDNSPAALLSERTNAALYLNYPYRRPLIGWAHEIEALTRENALAFYRKWYAPNNAILVVAGDITMERLMPLAEKYYGVIPARPVPERVRPAEPEQIAARRVELAHPLAAQESWTRRWLAPSRFWGESRHVLPLAVLAEVIGGGSTSRLYKKLVIEQKIALSVGAFSGGGDIGPSTFGFYGVPAEGHSVEELEKAIETELQAILRDGVDPAEVARAVKSMKASAVYARDSVTAPAHAVGQALAVGRTIEQIENWPEEVGAVTAEQVMEAAHAILTKPGHVTSILRPKPAS
- a CDS encoding ABC transporter ATP-binding protein is translated as MAMTLSARGLGFGYPGHAVGHALDLDIGAHQVTMLLGPNGCGKTTLFRTLLGLLPAQAGAVTLDGIPLSSLSREEIARRLAYVPQVADGYFPFSVLDVVLMGRAPFLGTFETPGKNDRELARAALGQLGLDDLAERSFSAISGGQRQLALIARALVQAAPVLVMDEPTANLDYGNQHRILKRARALASDGRTLVISSHNPDHALAYADQVVLMKAGSVLAAGSAQETMTSERLSEMYDMQVAVLEIEDRLGGLSRRCIPL
- a CDS encoding FecCD family ABC transporter permease; amino-acid sequence: MTLAGGASGMRTGLWAAAGLAAIFLLFCIAATVGQYPLSISEVLAALGSLVSGTETGSAAETVVLNIRLPRLAAALLVGLALAASGATYQTVFRNPLVAPDILGVSAGAGLGAVTAIFLSLPVLMIQAFAFVFGLVAVLIVYFMSKLVRGVHDPILVLVLSGVVIGAVMGAGISVLTYLADPYDQLPAITFWLMGSLAGITFDDLMAAWPPVLAGIVPLILLRWRINLMALDEEEARALGVETGRLRAVLVVAATLMTSSVVAISGTVGWVGLIIPHVARFLVGPEFSRLLPATVLIGAGYLLLVDTVARGSTGIEIPIGILNAFIGAPLFLWILARARRSWR
- a CDS encoding M16 family metallopeptidase; protein product: MTKMLLRCAVFALGTLLVLGHAGGAEAIEIRRVVSPGGIEAWLVEDHKNPIITLSASFKGGAAADPDGKEGLADMVAALLDEGAGPYDSEAFRRQLEDRVIGLGFSAGRDGFSARLQTLTENSDTAFELLRLAMTEPRFDPEPVERIRAQIVSSLKRSATRPQTIASRTWWRAAFPDHPYGRPDSGTVDSVGRITVTDMKGFAGRVLTRDQMEIGVVGDIDPERLGLLLDRTFGALPDTPAPTTPEAAQLSAVGETFVVEQAVPQSVVVFGHRGIPRDDPDRFAAAILMEIMAGGFGSRLTEEIREKRGLTYGIYAFSLPLDGAQMVMGGVSTRNDKVAETVRLVREIWAGMAENGPTEQEVRDAKTYINGSFPMQLTSSAPIAGMLVSLQRDKRPLDYLEKRPELIDSVTMEDLRRVAKRLFHADELTFVVVGQPKDLKATAPVPEPRS
- the lspA gene encoding signal peptidase II produces the protein MTDAAKRSLKLGGLLALLVVLADQSTKQWALSTLFQDGRIVEVTPFFNLVAVWNRGVSFGLMASDDPMTPYYLSAFALAVVIGLGIWLSKATSPLLRISLGLIIGGAIGNVIDRIRFHAVVDFIDWHVAGYHWPAFNIADSAISIGVVFLLFDSFLGDSRRADAHISKGSGE